Within Staphylococcus sp. NRL 16/872, the genomic segment AGTGAATAATAAGCAATTAACTGAAGAAATAATCGAAAAAAGTAATCATAAGTTATCAGGAATATTAGGTATTTGTCGTACGTTAGAAAATGGAGCACTGGAGTATATCATTGGCGTACCTACAAACCAAAATATTGATAATGAAAGTGTATATGAAATGATTGCGTTAGAAGCACAAACATACATTGTCTTTGAGGCTGTTGGTAAAGTTCCACAAGCTGTTAAAGAGACAATCGCACAAATACATCAAAACGTATTACCAAAACTTGATGTTTCAGTTAAATCTGCACCACTTTTTGAACATTATTTACCGGGAAATACGCAAAGCGATGATTATATTACAGAAATTTGGATCCCTATTTCTCGCTAATTTTTAAATAAAAAATGATTCCATTATAAGTCTCTCATGGAAAGACACCTCACAATGGAATCAATATTGAATTAATTATTTTCGAACAGCATGAACGATATAGTTCATATTATTTTTATGTTTACGCATTGTTTTAAACATTCTTAAGAACATCGGACGATTAGCAAGTTTTAAGGCATTTTTTATAATCATAAGTGTGCCCACAAAACCTTCATCTCTAATCATGCCAGGGGGCGACATTAATGACAATTTACCTGTATGAGATTCGATTGTGCTAAATCCTGCTGATTGATAAAGTTGATACCAATGCTCTGTAGGTAAAGGCGTTACTTTCACATTAATGGCGTCACTGAGTTCAGTGATAACTTGTTCTTTAAGTGGACGATTAACAATCGCAATATCATGTGTAAGTAGAATGCCATTTGGTTTAAGCACGCGGTAATATTCTTGAAGCACTCTTTCCTTCATTGCTAGAGGCAACATTGTAAGCATCGCTTCGTTCAAAATAATATCAAAGCTATTATCTTCAAACGGTAGTTGTGCAACATTAGCCTGCGTTAAATGAATATAATCTTCTAAATGATGTTTGGCGACATTTTTTCGGCCTTGTTTTAAGGCTTTGTTATTTAAATCGACACCTTCTATATGACAGTGATATGTTTTGGCCAGTTCAATTGACGTCGTACACATGTTACATGCCACTTCTAGAACTTTCTTTTCTTTTGAAAAATGTCCCTTTTGAATGAGCCAATCCGTAGCTACTTTACCACCTGGGCGTAACCTTTTTTTACCTAATGTAGCTAAAAATGTATGACCGGCTAGTTTGTTGCTCATTTATCAACATCTACTTTATTAACTTGCAAATTTGTTAAATAAAACATGATTTTCAAGATGTACATGTTCGTGTGTTTCACGTTCTAAATTCTCAAGGCGATTATACACTAAACGCCATGTTGTACAAGCCTCTTGTGGAGGTTGATAATCATTTGTCAACTCACGCATTGATTGGAGTAATTGACCTGTTTGTGTATGGTCATCCACTAAACTATTAATAATTTGATCAGCATTTTCTACTTTTTGACCTTTTGAAATTTCAATCAATTTTGGAAAAGCATGGTTATCTTCTTCTAATGTATGTTCTAACATTCCATCTCTGAATTGACGATATAAATCTTGCAATTCTAATAAATATGGAAATCTTTCGCCATGTACTTTCGCTACTTTAGTTACGTAAGGAGTAAGATTTTTGAACTCTTCTCGTATAGTTTGGTGGAAACGTGATTGAATATATTGAATTAATGAAGGCGCATCGAGATATTCAACGCTAATACCTCCAGGTTGAGAGACTGGTAATGCATTAAGTTTATTTATAAGTGTGTCAACATCTACTTTTTTGTTTTGAACTGCTTCCTCAATTGAAATGTTGCCACCACAACAGAAATCGATACCATATTGTCTAAAGACATCTGCTGCCAAAGGTTGTTGAGTGACAATATTTGCTACTATTGAATCTTTATTAATCATTTCAATTCCTCCTTATTCATTAGCTATTATATTAAATAATGATTTTTTAAAGAGTGAGGAAAGTTAGT encodes:
- a CDS encoding GyrI-like domain-containing protein encodes the protein MDYCFKDLENLKIVGIKRKYSNGREMQQDIPDFWQEVNNKQLTEEIIEKSNHKLSGILGICRTLENGALEYIIGVPTNQNIDNESVYEMIALEAQTYIVFEAVGKVPQAVKETIAQIHQNVLPKLDVSVKSAPLFEHYLPGNTQSDDYITEIWIPISR
- a CDS encoding class I SAM-dependent methyltransferase, coding for MSNKLAGHTFLATLGKKRLRPGGKVATDWLIQKGHFSKEKKVLEVACNMCTTSIELAKTYHCHIEGVDLNNKALKQGRKNVAKHHLEDYIHLTQANVAQLPFEDNSFDIILNEAMLTMLPLAMKERVLQEYYRVLKPNGILLTHDIAIVNRPLKEQVITELSDAINVKVTPLPTEHWYQLYQSAGFSTIESHTGKLSLMSPPGMIRDEGFVGTLMIIKNALKLANRPMFLRMFKTMRKHKNNMNYIVHAVRK
- the scdA gene encoding iron-sulfur cluster repair di-iron protein ScdA; its protein translation is MINKDSIVANIVTQQPLAADVFRQYGIDFCCGGNISIEEAVQNKKVDVDTLINKLNALPVSQPGGISVEYLDAPSLIQYIQSRFHQTIREEFKNLTPYVTKVAKVHGERFPYLLELQDLYRQFRDGMLEHTLEEDNHAFPKLIEISKGQKVENADQIINSLVDDHTQTGQLLQSMRELTNDYQPPQEACTTWRLVYNRLENLERETHEHVHLENHVLFNKFAS